From the Gordonia bronchialis DSM 43247 genome, one window contains:
- the ligD gene encoding non-homologous end-joining DNA ligase, whose translation MSPDASAGEPVVLTVGDRPVRISSPDRVYFPERGETKMDLVEYYLSVGDGIVRALRERPCMLHRFPKGVTGKKVHQKRVPAGAPDWLETTEIYFPRYGRTADELCVTELASVIWAVQMSTVEFHPWNSRRADPESPDEWRIDLDPMPDCPFSRIQRVAGVVHEVLDELGMRGFPKTSGGRGLHIYVRIEPDWGFPDVRRAALAFAREVEWRAPDDVTTTWWRKDRDPAAVFVDYNQNTRDHTMASAYSVRGNPRATVSAPVTWSEIDDIEPDDFTIATMPARFADLGDLHAEIDDVAHRIDTLLAWAERDELDGDTSDGPESVDLDGS comes from the coding sequence ATGAGCCCGGATGCGTCCGCAGGCGAACCCGTCGTCCTGACCGTGGGTGATCGGCCGGTACGGATCTCGAGCCCCGATCGCGTGTACTTTCCCGAGCGCGGTGAGACCAAGATGGACCTGGTCGAGTACTACCTGTCGGTAGGTGACGGCATCGTCCGGGCACTGCGCGAGCGGCCATGCATGCTGCACCGCTTCCCCAAGGGCGTGACCGGGAAGAAGGTTCATCAGAAGCGGGTGCCGGCCGGGGCACCCGACTGGCTGGAGACCACCGAGATCTATTTCCCGCGCTACGGACGCACCGCCGACGAACTGTGCGTCACCGAGTTGGCGTCGGTGATCTGGGCGGTACAGATGTCGACCGTCGAGTTCCATCCGTGGAACTCACGGCGCGCCGACCCGGAATCTCCCGACGAGTGGCGCATCGACCTCGACCCGATGCCCGACTGCCCGTTCTCCCGCATCCAGCGGGTCGCCGGGGTGGTCCACGAAGTGCTCGACGAACTCGGAATGCGGGGCTTCCCCAAGACGTCCGGCGGTCGGGGCCTGCACATCTACGTCCGCATCGAACCCGACTGGGGGTTCCCCGACGTCCGGCGGGCCGCGCTGGCATTCGCGCGTGAGGTCGAGTGGCGCGCGCCCGACGACGTGACCACCACGTGGTGGCGCAAGGACCGTGATCCGGCGGCGGTCTTCGTCGACTACAACCAGAACACCCGCGATCACACGATGGCGTCGGCCTACTCGGTCCGCGGCAATCCGCGCGCGACCGTATCCGCGCCCGTGACGTGGTCGGAGATCGATGACATCGAACCCGACGACTTCACCATCGCCACCATGCCGGCCCGCTTCGCCGATCTCGGCGATCTCCATGCCGAGATCGACGACGTCGCCCACCGCATCGACACCTTGCTGGCGTGGGCCGAACGCGACGAACTCGACGGCGACACCTCGGACGGCCCCGAGAGCGTGGATCTCGACGGCTCCTAA